The following are encoded together in the Euwallacea fornicatus isolate EFF26 chromosome 11, ASM4011564v1, whole genome shotgun sequence genome:
- the Fen1 gene encoding flap endonuclease 1: MKRKTLAPVPLSTNPLNTSRNRVFTLFSNTFHNRTRSSMGILNLAKFLADVAPQCIKETEIKAYFGRKIAIDASMSLYQFLIAVRSDGAQLTTVDGETTSHLVGTFYRTIRLLENGIKPVYVFDGKPPEMKGGELNKRMERRAEAQKALDKAVEAGDQAEVDKYNRRLVKVTKHHSDEAKELLKLMGVPYIEAPCEAEAQCAAMVKAGKIFATATEDMDALTFGSNIVLRHLTFSEARKMPIQEIHLKAVLEGLNLTQEEFTDFCILMGCDYTDTIRGIGQKKAIELIKKHKTIENILEAIDQTKYPSPEGWTYQGARDLFINPEVADPESIELKWSDPDEEGVVKFLCGHRQFSEDRVRNGIKKLQKARGTSTQARLDGFFTVLGSTPAKRKVDDKKNTPNKRGKGGRGRPK; the protein is encoded by the exons atgaaaagaaaaactttgGCGCCAGTCCCGTTGTCAACAAATCCCTTAAACACGTCTCGAAACCGCGTTTTCACGCTATTTTCCAATACTTTTCACAATCGGACGCGTTCCTCTATGGGAATTCTTAACTTGGCTAAATTCCTTGCCGACGTGGCCCCGCAATGCATCAAAGAAACAGAGATAAAAGCCTATTTTG GCCGCAAGATAGCCATAGACGCCTCAATGTCTTTGTACCAATTCCTTATAGCTGTGCGCTCAGACGGGGCCCAACTCACCACTGTAGATGGTGAGACGACTTCGCACTTAGTGGGAACTTTCTATCGAACCATCAGACTGCTCGAAAATGGGATTAAACCCGTGTATGTTTTCGATGGCAAACCCCCCGAAATGAAAGGGGGAGAACTGAACAAGCGCATGGAACGCAGAGCTGAGGCCCAAAAGGCTTTGGATAAGGCTGTGGAGGCTGGGGATCAGGCTGAGGTTGATAAATACAACAGAAGGCTTGTGAAAGTCACCAAACATCACTCCGATGAGGCAAAAGAGCTGTTGAAATTGATGGGGGTGCCTTATATTGAGGCTCCTTGTGAAGCTGAAGCTCAGTGTGCTGCCATG GTTAAGGCCGGTAAAATATTTGCCACTGCTACTGAAGATATGGACGCCCTTACTTTTGGCTCGAACATAGTGCTGCGCCACTTGACTTTCAGCGAGGCTCGAAAAATGCCCATTCAGGAGATACATCTTAAAGCTGTACTTGAGGGCTTGAATCTCACTCAAGAGGAG TTTACAGACTTCTGCATATTAATGGGCTGTGACTATACTGACACAATTCGCGGAATCGGCCAAAAAAAGGCGATTGAACTTataaagaaacataaaacgattgaaaacattttggagGCTATTGATCAAACCAAATACCCTTCTCCGGAGGGCTGGACCTACCAAGGTGCCCGTGATTTGTTCATCAACCCAGAGGTTGCTGATCCAGAGTCAATTGAG CTGAAATGGAGCGATCCGGATGAAGAAGGGGTGGTAAAGTTCCTGTGCGGACATCGGCAGTTCAGTGAGGACCGTGTGCGCAATGGCATAAAGAAATTACAGAAGGCGCGCGGTACAAGCACTCAGGCTCGATTAGATGGGTTTTTTACCGTGCTGGGGTCCACCCCTGCTAAGAGGAAGGTGGATGATAAGAAAAACACTCCAAACAAGAGGGGGAAGGGTGGAAGGGGCAGGCCCAAATAG
- the LOC136342027 gene encoding zinc finger MYND domain-containing protein 10-like: MESVLMPSEIELFIDTMTPQTMKQLGSDQWLNWHNRLQKLNQEAVVEAACIKDEHVKETLVSFRKAPILVHEAILVNIWKYQVLPKLLKLEPAPKSTFIAYSILYHEGVCISLLELVMYHSSCCEALGDSAVDLLDYACGVVSQLLSNKPQKKPTRNEESAQQELTRQRDVLTFSTGIRCLSILRYLAENLDKLPMAVCSRMYTTHDLPVLLTEVLLERPWVSSDHSQQYVADKWKDWDGEQLGQVEAQVWLTLHYMLLGPECARHYPITKSRRNQLVRLLPMVTPSLLDQMVPLMELKQWLCRMSFMEEFASPPKLFLLESVLEIKENILRECGGKWKKIAEKQLSQIFTDDNETLKEAAKKLNEAYNTDLLEQFESKDGGPCAQCGNGAIQRCSQCKGTWYCSRACQVAHWPDHKRCCQVH; the protein is encoded by the exons atggaAAGTGTACTAATGCCCAGCGAGATCGAACTCTTCATCGACACCATGACGCCTCAAACCATGAAGCAACTGGGCTCAGACCA GTGGCTCAACTGGCACAACCGGTTACAGAAATTGAACCAAGAAGCCGTAGTGGAAGCAGCCTGCATCAAGGACGAACACGTAAAGGAAACTTTAGTCTCTTTCAGAAAG GCCCCAATACTAGTGCATGAAGCCATTTTGGTGAATATCTGGAAGTACCAGGTTTTGCCCAAATTGCTGAAACTGGAGCCAGCCCCCAAGAGTACCTTCATAGCTTACTCAATTCTATACCACGAAGGCGTCTGCATATCTCTCCTGGAGCTGGTCATGTACCATTCAAGCTGCTGTGAAGCCCTAGGAGACTCTGCGGTGGACTTATTGGATTACGCCTGTGGCGTTGTTTCGCAGCTTTTGAGTAATAAACCCCAGAAGAAGCCGACACGTAACGAAGAAAGTGCTCAGCAGGAGTTAACACGGCAAAGAGATGTGCTCACTTTCAGTACGGGAATTCGCTGCCTTTCAatcttgagatatttagctGAAAACTTGGATAA GCTGCCGATGGCAGTGTGCTCTCGCATGTACACCACCCACGACTTACCAGTGCTTTTAACGGAAGTGTTACTGGAGCGCCCATGGGTGAGCAGCGATCACAGTCAGCAATATGTAGCGGACAAATGGAAGGACTGGGATGGAGAGCAGTTGGGGCAAGTGGAAGCTCAG GTGTGGCTGACGTTGCACTACATGTTATTGGGCCCCGAGTGCGCCCGTCACTACCCTATAACTAAGAGCAGACGCAATCAACTAGTGAGGCTGCTCCCTATGGTAACGCCAAGTTTACTGGACCAGATGGTCCCTTTAATGGAGCTCAAG CAATGGCTGTGCAGAATGTCCTTTATGGAAGAATTTGCCTCTCCGCCCAAGCTTTTTCTGCTCGAAAGTGTCTTGGAAATCAAGGAGAATATTTTGAGAGAGTGCGGAGGTAAATGGAAGAAAATCGCGGAAAAACAACTGAGTCAGATATTCACTGACGATAACGAGACTCTTAAGGAGGCCGCGAAGAA gCTCAACGAGGCCTACAACACGGATTTACTCGAGCAGTTCGAGAGCAAGGACGGCGGACCGTGCGCCCAATGCGGCAACGGCGCCATTCAACGCTGCTCGCAGTGCAAAGGTACGTGGTACTGCTCTAGGGCGTGTCAAGTCGCGCATTGGCCCGACCACAAACGTTGTTGCCAAGTTCACTGA
- the LOC136342182 gene encoding DNA helicase MCM8-like: MQNDPPQRLCGIDNYFFRPKNADLQKIHSNVASFQRYLARHPEKCPLAQVEKDRFMSLSYKALILDQEFLTNWSNFKEDLVTNAEFTLNCLGLSVYEHICSCHKQKSEESQTKKVPVIRVRIFDFEPQILLKYVSPTNLGKLVSLRGTVVKSSPDKVICTYLGFHCHSCNSVQVAKQSNGNFTPMTVCPSCSTKGRFEVAYNSSLTKTIEWQSVVLQEIECDTAKIPQTLECELTEDLVKSCPPGDDVTVTGIVRVIDPNDNKGKNKQNALFQLYLQVVAVFNNKSETSGRKDDFFTPEDYEAIKLVHSQPDLFGYLTHSLCPTIYGNELVKAGLLLGLFRGAKSSSRSESHILMVGDPGLGKSQMLKSCANVSPRGVYVCGNSSTNSGLTVTMTRESGGEYSFEAGALMVADRGCCCIDEFDKMPTQHACLLEAMEQQSISIAKAGMVCSLPTRPTILVAANPVGGHYNKDKTVAENLKMGSPMLSRFDLIFILLDQPNEHLDKRLSRHILTVHSSKRRRLAANTSKDPEEEPQVIQSLRERLSHEKNRDCLPHKTLRKYLAYAQKYVNPILSPEAKSAAKNFYVSLRRQFATEDCTPVTARQLLSLIRLIQARAKTELREEASEQDAKDVIEIMRHSLLEVFTDETGMLDTTRSQLGSGMSYKNQVGKLLDVLQRRSEVEVKSVFTLQEIRQAAETIGILKSKFNNALQSLNIQGFLLSKGGNTYQLNSAYL; the protein is encoded by the exons ATGCAAAATGACCCCCCGCAGAGGCTTTGTGGCATCGACAACTACTTCTTTCGCCCGA AGAACGCAGACCTGCAAAAAATCCATTCGAATGTGGCCAGCTTCCAGCGTTACTTAGCTCGGCATCCGGAGAAGTGCCCCCTGGCTCAAGTTGAAAAAGACCGGTTTATGTCTTTgagctacaaagctctaaTTCTTGACCAAGAATTCCTTACAAATTGGAGTAATTTTAAAGAAGACCTAGTTACAAATGCTGAGTTTACCCTCAACTGTCTCGGCCTCTCTGTATACGAGCACATCTGTTCttgtcacaaacaaaaaagtgaGGAATCCCAAACTAAAAAAGTTCCAGTAATTCGTGTTAGAATCTTCGACTTTGAGCCTCAGATCCTGCTTAAATACGTCAGCCCTACGAATTTAG GTAAGCTTGTGTCATTGAGAGGCACAGTAGTGAAAAGCAGCCCTGATAAAGTCATTTGCACTTATTTGGGATTTCACTGCCACTCATGTAACTCTGTTCAAGTGGCAAAGCAGTCTAATGGGAATTTCACCCCCATGACTGTGTGCCCCTCTTGCTCAACTAAAGGCCGCTTTGAGGTTGCTTATAACTCGTCTCTAACAAAGACAATTGAATGGCAGAGTGTGGTTTTGCAAGAAATTGAG TGTGACACAGCAAAGATTCCTCAAACATTAGAATGTGAGCTTACAGAGGATCTGGTCAAGTCCTGCCCTCCTGGGGATGATGTCACTGTAACTGGGATTGTAAGGGTGATAGACCCAAATGATAACAAGGGCAAAAACAAGCAGAATGCCCTATTTCAGTTGTATCTCCAAGTCGTAgcagtttttaataataaaagcgAAACTTCTGGCAGAAAAGACGATTTTTTTACTCCTGAGGACTATGAAGCTATCAAA CTAGTGCATTCGCAGCCTGATTTGTTTGGCTACCTCACCCACTCCTTATGCCCCACCATTTATGGGAATGAATTAGTCAAAGCTGGGttacttttgggactttttcGAGGCGCCAAATCATCAAGCAGATCAGAGTCGCACATTCTCATGGTGGGAGACCCAGGGTTGGGGAAAAGTCAGATGTTAAAGAGCTGTGCGAATGTTTCACCCAGAG GGGTCTACGTGTGCGGAAATTCCAGCACAAATTCGGGCCTCACCGTGACCATGACTCGTGAAAGTGGGGGGGAATACTCATTCGAAGCGGGGGCCCTGATGGTAGCAGACAGAGGTTGCTGCTGCATTGACGAATTCGACAAAATGCCCACGCAACACGCATGCCTTTTAGAGGCCATGGAACAGCAAAGCATCAGCATAGCGAAGGCGGGCATGGTGTGCTCCTTGCCTACTCGGCCCACCATTTTGGTAGCTGCCAATCCCGTCGGGGGGCACTACAACAAGGACAAGACTGTAGCCGAAAATTTGAAGATGGGCTCTCCGATGCTTTCCCGGtttgatttgattttcatCTTGCTGGATCAGCCCAATGAG CACTTGGACAAACGCCTTTCCAGACACATTCTCACTGTGCACTCATCGAAGAGGCGCAGGCTTGCAGCTAACACGTCGAAAGATCCAGAGGAGGAACCGCAAGTTATTCAAAGTCTCAG AGAGCGCTTAAGCCATGAGAAAAATCGCGACTGTCTCCCTCACAAGACGCTGCGCAAGTACCTTGCATACGCCCAGAAATACGTAAATCCTATACTGTCCCCTGAGGCCAAATCTGCAGCAAAAAACTTCTACGTCTCCCTCAGAAGACAATTTGCGACGGAAGACTGTACTCCTGTAACGGCAAGGCAGCTCCTGTCCCTAATCCGCCTCATACAAGCGAGAGCCAAGACCGAACTACGCGAGGAGGCCTCGGAACAGGACGCTAAAGACGTCATTGAGATTATGAGACACAGTTTGCTGGAGGTCTTCACTGATGAGACGGGAATGCTGGACACCACCAGGTCACAGCTGGGCTCAGGAATGAGCTACAAGAATCAG GTAGGAAAGCTGCTGGACGTCCTTCAGAGGAGGTCTGAAGTTGAGGTAAAGAGCGTGTTCACTCTGCAAGAGATTAGGCAAGCGGCGGAAACCATCGGCATTCTAAAGAGCAAGTTCAACAATGCACTGCAGTCTTTGAATATACAGGGGTTTCTGTTAAGTAAAGGTGGGAACACTTATCAGTTAAACTCGGCATATTTATAG